TTCTTATCATCCCGACTGTTTTTACTGCAGCCTCATCAAGAATCCTTGATCCGGAGGATTTAACAACAGCTATTCCTGACGTTATTCCATCCTGTCCAATATAAAAATTGATGAATACCGTGCCTTCCATGCCTCTTAACCTTGCTATGTCAGGATAGAATTTTAATTTTTCTATCTCTTTTCTGAGATATTCAGCGAGGGCCAGCTTATCATATACTGTATTGATATTGTCGCCTTTGGATTTATTTACTGCATCACAATTGTCAGGACTGTGGCAGCCCTTATTATTAGCCGGGACGTTATCATCTGATGGTTCAGGGGTAATTTTTAAATCTGAAACTTCATTCTGGGAGGAACTCTCCTCAGGAGTGTCATCCTGAACATTTTGGACGATCTGATCGGCAGCAACTCCAGGTTCTGAGGCGGGTTCAGGGTGCTGTTTTGCAGCTTGAGAACTTATATTTGACTGTTTCCGCCCTTCTGCAACATAACCCCAGACAATTGAATCATCAGGACTGGCAACGTCATTCCCAATCATATTATTTGGGATGTATACAATGGCAGCAGCAATTGCCAAATGAGCTGAAAGTGAAATAAAGAGCATTAGTAATATCTTTCTGTTTATCACTGTCCATTACTCCATTTGTCAATCCCGGCATGCTGACATTGTGACCGGACTGGCGGGGTCAGACTAACTCTCGGAGAGCCTGATACTGGATTTTTGTCTACTATTACGCTACAGCCATATACATCAAGGA
The sequence above is a segment of the Nitrospirota bacterium genome. Coding sequences within it:
- a CDS encoding energy transducer TonB, which encodes MINRKILLMLFISLSAHLAIAAAIVYIPNNMIGNDVASPDDSIVWGYVAEGRKQSNISSQAAKQHPEPASEPGVAADQIVQNVQDDTPEESSSQNEVSDLKITPEPSDDNVPANNKGCHSPDNCDAVNKSKGDNINTVYDKLALAEYLRKEIEKLKFYPDIARLRGMEGTVFINFYIGQDGITSGIAVVKSSGSRILDEAAVKTVGMIRKLTGLHKDLRELDVVVPITYRLE